The following nucleotide sequence is from Trichormus variabilis 0441.
CGTCCAAAATTAATGCACAGAAAAATATTGGCTTGCTAATTTTGGATGAAGCCCACCACATTGCCGCAATGGCTAATTCCCAAGATAGCAAACTACGCCAGAATTTTGAAATCTATAAGTATCTAGCCCATAGAAGCGAACACTTACTTTTACTATCTGCAAGTCATATTCTTCAATGTGAGCAAGAGTTACTAGTCCTGCTGCATTTACTTGAGCCTAAAATTTATCAACTCAATAATCTAGAAGATTTTCAGCTAAAAATTAATAAAGATAAACTGCTAGCTCAACTTATCTCCTCATTAATAAATGAGGAAAATACTTCTAATGTCCACAATGGTTTAAAGCAATTACAAACATTATTACCCGAAGACAAGTATTTATTAACTTTATTAGGTAAATGGGAAGATGGCTTAAACACTGATTCGTCTGCTCATACTAAAACCCTTAAAGAAATTTGCACGTATGTTAATGAAAACTATCGACTGTATCAGCGAATACTGTCTAATAGTCGTGCTTGTCTAGAAGATGACACATTTAGGCGCAATATTACACCCAAGGAAGAATATGATTTAGATGAGCGATCGCCTGATATTCATGAATTGCTAGAGAAATGGCGTACTATTGCACCCAAACAAGAAGCTTATCAACGCATTTTCCTACTGTTGTTCTTAGCTTCTGGTACGTGGTTAGGTATTTTAGAGCGAGTAATAGCCGCACGCCAGAGTGGAGTGCGTCATCCATTGCTACTTAAAGAGTTTAGTAGTAATGATATCAATCTTTTAACTGAAACTCCCAAGTTTGAAGGTGAAGAAGAGGTTTTAATCTCTTTACGCCAAATTATTAATCAACCTTCAGAAGACGGAGACCGGATTGAACTATTAAAAATCATCATTCTCTACCGCTTATCAGAAATTTTTGGTTTGCAATCATTTCGCAGCGACCTTAGCAAACTAAGCGAGAGAATCCGGCAGAGAATTTCTAGACCTATTCCTGGTGATTATTTGCCAAAGATATTGATATTTACCAGTTTTGGACAAACCTGCTTAGAAATCGCTCGTTCACTAGCAAATGCTTTTGGTACAGAAACTATTGCTGTCCATCAATCAGAACAAAGTTGGGGAGAAATCGAGAAAAACTTACAGCAGTTTTACAGTAATCCTAATTGCTTTATCCTCATCTGTGATGCTTCTGCACAAGAAGGTCATAATTTTGGATTTGTTGATTGGGTAATTAATTTTGACTTCCCTTGGCAACCACATCAATTAGAACAGAGAATTATTAGATTCGACCAAATTGGGCGTTCTAAAAATATTGATTTTACCGTACTAGTTGGCGCTGATTTAGATGATAGTTTTCATTATGCTTGGTATCAACTTTTAAAGGATGGATTTTCCATTTTTACTGAGTCTATAGCTAGTTTCCGATTAGATAATGAATTATCACATCTAGAACAAAGCTTGTTTCAACTAGGCGCTATTGGTTTGCTCAAACAAGTAGAATCCATCAAAAACACAATTGCTCAAGCACAATCCCAGGTGATTGCAGAGCATAAACTAAATAAGGCTCTGCTTGGAGAGAATGACGATACATTTTTTCCAGAGCTAGATAGTTACGATCTTAATCATCTGGAAATTAAACGAGCTATAGAAGGTTGGATTGATAATTCACTAAAATTCAAATCTGTGTATCACCCAGATTTAGCAAATGTCAAGTAT
It contains:
- the dpdE gene encoding protein DpdE, with amino-acid sequence MIKLGSLVQSSNNTLGTGKVIEVSGGSIVVEYFSTIGQRCQKTLSLQSLSGVILRPQTRCYVQLKEQDKYKWVIGRISGWDEDIQRYEIDLPGQKSIIKSEQEVYVRCNLTIKDPVETLAIKAHETPYLHDRRSALVKCLIQQRAVSRGMSGLISSNIHLYPHQVEVIRQVLQDSVQRYILADEAGLGKTIEAGVILRQYLLDEPEKKVVVLVPGKLLQQWKNELENKFYISSFPTRVVVLAYEDSSKINAQKNIGLLILDEAHHIAAMANSQDSKLRQNFEIYKYLAHRSEHLLLLSASHILQCEQELLVLLHLLEPKIYQLNNLEDFQLKINKDKLLAQLISSLINEENTSNVHNGLKQLQTLLPEDKYLLTLLGKWEDGLNTDSSAHTKTLKEICTYVNENYRLYQRILSNSRACLEDDTFRRNITPKEEYDLDERSPDIHELLEKWRTIAPKQEAYQRIFLLLFLASGTWLGILERVIAARQSGVRHPLLLKEFSSNDINLLTETPKFEGEEEVLISLRQIINQPSEDGDRIELLKIIILYRLSEIFGLQSFRSDLSKLSERIRQRISRPIPGDYLPKILIFTSFGQTCLEIARSLANAFGTETIAVHQSEQSWGEIEKNLQQFYSNPNCFILICDASAQEGHNFGFVDWVINFDFPWQPHQLEQRIIRFDQIGRSKNIDFTVLVGADLDDSFHYAWYQLLKDGFSIFTESIASFRLDNELSHLEQSLFQLGAIGLLKQVESIKNTIAQAQSQVIAEHKLNKALLGENDDTFFPELDSYDLNHLEIKRAIEGWIDNSLKFKSVYHPDLANVKYYQATKYTLVPLNELKSCFIHSNLNQFGTYDRQLANHNPGIKLFRIGEGLVDALSRYIEWDDRGQAFALWRQDSSWDSRGGMEWFGFQCNYLVEFNLEKVKQIFTDYQLDNSRFNVLKRQVDALFPPLIETIFIDARSQMLREVQDELLLSILQRPYQKDKTSHGVQDHNLAKERLGIIDNFIAPTNWEQVCQEVSNISRRLLAQRQHLIQRCQRYAHLAEQKLAPKIEQLSLRLNTQTWDNTLAEELKIERLLKSAIVQGIYQPQLQVDSVGFIVISAHSPAHF